A stretch of Sulfurimonas xiamenensis DNA encodes these proteins:
- a CDS encoding oligosaccharide flippase family protein, translating into MTKQISLKKNTIANYIGQFYTMFIGIFMLPFYLEYLGAEAYGLVGFFTMIMSWMALLDLGLSTTLARETAKLKDKVTGLFELKKITLSVEVFFMAISVVIFSAIFFGSGWISTHWLDVKELSYETVESTIKIMAFMIVLRWFVGLYQGSIIGFEQQVWLNIYKVSIATLKFLGAFLLIVYVSDDIVDFFYYQLVVAIIEFVIIKLKINSYMKVSQKVSPSFVTLKQIAPFALSIAYTSSIWVFITQLDKLMLSHYLPLHEYGFFTLVVVVANAILQLFQPIGQAILPRMTSLLSNGKEKEMIELYHKATQIVSIIVLAVSGMVAVFSYELLYSWSGNIEASTWAAPILFWYALGNGAVALLSFQYYMQYAHGNLKYHVKGNTYFGFVQIIIVALAVHFYGALGAGIAWFGLQTFFLLWWPGYIHSKFAPGIHKDWILKDILPILAMSMVYLVIVKNSAISFSEDRLTLFLTLIGLGVVLLVLNTVASQEGRKVMNRIILRRGV; encoded by the coding sequence TTGACAAAACAAATAAGCCTCAAAAAAAACACCATAGCTAACTACATAGGGCAGTTTTATACTATGTTCATAGGTATCTTTATGCTTCCTTTTTATTTGGAGTATTTGGGTGCTGAGGCTTATGGATTGGTTGGTTTTTTTACGATGATTATGTCATGGATGGCATTGCTTGATTTGGGACTTTCTACGACCTTAGCGAGAGAAACGGCAAAGCTAAAAGATAAAGTAACTGGTCTTTTTGAACTTAAAAAAATCACACTGAGTGTAGAAGTTTTTTTCATGGCTATATCTGTTGTGATTTTTAGTGCTATATTTTTTGGTAGTGGATGGATATCTACTCATTGGCTAGATGTAAAAGAGCTTTCTTATGAAACAGTAGAGAGTACTATAAAAATCATGGCTTTTATGATAGTTTTGCGATGGTTTGTAGGATTGTATCAAGGAAGTATTATAGGCTTTGAGCAACAAGTTTGGCTAAATATTTATAAAGTAAGCATTGCCACATTAAAATTTTTGGGAGCATTTTTACTGATAGTTTATGTGAGTGATGATATTGTTGATTTTTTCTATTATCAGTTAGTTGTAGCAATCATTGAGTTTGTCATCATTAAACTAAAAATAAATAGCTATATGAAAGTATCACAAAAAGTATCTCCATCTTTTGTGACACTTAAACAGATAGCTCCTTTTGCTCTAAGCATTGCTTATACATCGAGTATTTGGGTTTTTATCACACAACTTGATAAGCTTATGTTGTCACACTATTTACCGCTTCATGAGTACGGTTTTTTTACCTTGGTGGTCGTGGTGGCTAATGCCATCTTGCAACTTTTTCAGCCTATAGGACAAGCAATCCTCCCACGAATGACATCACTGCTATCAAATGGGAAAGAAAAAGAGATGATAGAGCTTTATCATAAAGCAACACAGATTGTAAGCATTATAGTGCTTGCAGTAAGTGGAATGGTAGCCGTCTTTTCGTATGAGCTGTTGTACTCTTGGAGTGGAAATATCGAAGCTTCTACATGGGCAGCACCGATACTGTTTTGGTATGCTCTAGGAAACGGTGCGGTGGCATTACTCTCTTTTCAGTACTATATGCAATACGCTCATGGCAACCTAAAATACCATGTCAAAGGCAATACCTATTTTGGATTTGTCCAAATCATCATCGTTGCATTGGCAGTTCATTTTTATGGAGCTTTGGGAGCTGGAATAGCTTGGTTTGGGCTTCAGACATTTTTTTTACTATGGTGGCCTGGGTATATTCATAGCAAATTTGCTCCAGGGATTCATAAAGACTGGATACTTAAAGATATATTGCCTATTTTAGCAATGAGTATGGTTTATTTGGTGATTGTAAAAAATAGTGCTATTAGTTTTAGCGAAGACAGACTGACACTATTTCTGACATTAATTGGTTTGGGAGTTGTTTTGTTGGTTTTAAATACAGTTGCATCACAAGAAGGAAGAAAAGTTATGAATAGAATTATTTTGAGAAGAGGTGTTTGA